The Esox lucius isolate fEsoLuc1 chromosome 5, fEsoLuc1.pri, whole genome shotgun sequence genome includes a region encoding these proteins:
- the LOC105007653 gene encoding uncharacterized protein LOC105007653 isoform X2, whose amino-acid sequence MNNCSHAKDFSWMENGTLVKVEGEAVTVRESPSVKEEDAVIEEMTVTDNLSGVEEEIGTDTPNTNSLQISLTVSEEEVPSEQQHCKREWSPSLGQEDPQPGQIKEEPKELWIGQEREQLQGLFEDFIFTPPCVKSERQKDSLLCEPILAGFPTLRRLEISKLESFRVLFNDHLTVSAAVEVFEAIEKRIAKYEEENDLFRRLMRITPETKPCETDALQLFLAVSKDVPAEQQHCKRGWNSSLGQEDPEPTQIKEGQKELRIGQDEEPFFDSKDLVFPLPCVKNDCDQKDPCQKFPTLNQLKISKLRSFCVLFNAQAQAAEGVFRVVEKMLTEYQRENDWLRRMLWITPEIRLCRIDSLQISLTVSEEEVPSEQQHCKREWSPSLGQEDPQPGQIKEEPKELWIGQEREQLQGLFDTKDFIFAPPCVKSERQKDSLLSEPISAGFPTLSRLEISKLESFRVLFNDHLTVSAAVEVFGAVEKRIAKYEEENYLFRRLMRITPETKPYALQLFLAVSKDVPAEQQHCKRGWNSSLGQEDPEPTQIKEGQKELRIGQDEEPFFDSKDLVFPLPCVKNDCDQKDPCQKFPTLNQLKISKLRSFCVLFNAQAQAAGGVFRVVEKMLTEYQRENDWLRRMLWITPEIRLCRIEVTPEQHHCKQEWSPSLGQEDPEPTQIKEERHIGQEVEPVQQLFHDKCVKRVSYQEDQTSIMLSKNHYHDKGKMFALKADLQGRVTAPKERPIECIYCRKCYNSTSKLKAHVRLLHRGKPCPCKYCGKPFKHKGDLSKHMRSHTGEKPFSCGDCGKSFSVTKNLTRHKLIHTGEKPFHCDDCGLNFSLKRNLNRHQLIHTGEKPFKCDDCGRSFRVKESLTDHMRTHTGEKPLRCGECGNSFNYKQALKRHMLTHSRETKL is encoded by the exons ACTCCCTGCAgatctctctcactgtctctgaaGAGGAGGTTCCATCTGAGCAGCAGCACTGCAAGCGAGAGTGGAGCCCCAGTCTGGGGCAGGAGGACCCCCAGCCCGGACAGATTAAAGAAGAACCGAAAGAACTGTGGATTGGTCAGGAGAGAGAGCAGCTTCAAGGGCTCTTTGAAGACTTCATATTCACTCCACCTTGTGTGAAAAGTGAACGTCAAAAGGATTCCCTTCTGTGTGAACCAATATTAGCAGGTTTCCCAACTCTGCGTCGACTGGAAATCTCTAAGCTAGAGTCGTTTCGTGTTCTTTTTAATGACCATTTAACTGTGTCGGCTGCTGTTGAGGTTTTTGAGGCAATTGAGAAAAGGATAGCAAAGTATGAGGAGGAGAATGATCTGTTCCGAAGACTGATGCGGATCACACCAGAGACCAAACCATGTGAGACAG ATGCCCTGCAGTTATTTCTCGCTGTCTCTAAAGACGTTCCAGCTGAGCAGCAGCACTGTAAGCGGGGGTGGAACTCCAGTCTGGGGCAGGAGGACCCAGAGCCCACTCAGATTAAAGAGGGACAGAAGGAACTGCGGATCGGTCAGGATGAAGAGCCATTCTTTGATTCAAAAGACTTAGTTTTCCCTCTTCCCTGTGTGAAAAATGATTGTGATCAGAAGGATCCATGCCAAAAATTCCCAACTCTCAATCAACTGAAAATATCTAAACTACGGTCGTTTTGTGTGCTTTTCAATGCACAAGCACAAGCTGCTGAAGGGGTTTTCAGGGTTGTTGAGAAAATGTTAACTGAGTACCAGCGGGAGAATGACTGGCTACGGAGAATGCTGTGGATCACACCAGAGATAAGACTATGCAGAATAG ACTCCCTGCAgatctctctcactgtctctgaaGAGGAGGTTCCATCTGAGCAGCAGCACTGCAAGCGAGAGTGGAGCCCCAGTCTGGGGCAGGAGGACCCCCAGCCCGGACAGATTAAAGAGGAACCGAAAGAACTGTGGATCGGTCAGGAGAGAGAGCAGCTTCAAGGGCTCTTTGATACCAAAGACTTCATATTCGCTCCACCTTGTGTGAAAAGTGAACGTCAAAAAGATTCCCTTCTGTCTGAACCAATATCAGCAGGTTTCCCAACTCTGAGTCGACTGGAAATCTCTAAGCTAGAGTCGTTTCGTGTTCTTTTTAATGACCATTTAACTGTGTCTGCTGCTGTTGAGGTTTTTGGGGCAGTTGAGAAAAGGATAGCAAAGTATGAGGAGGAGAATTATCTGTTCCGGAGACTGATGCGGATCACACCAGAGACCAAACCAT ATGCCCTGCAGTTATTTCTCGCTGTCTCTAAAGACGTTCCAGCTGAGCAGCAGCACTGTAAGCGGGGGTGGAACTCCAGTCTGGGGCAGGAGGACCCAGAACCCACTCAGATTAAAGAGGGACAGAAGGAACTGCGGATCGGTCAGGATGAAGAGCCATTCTTTGATTCAAAAGACTTAGTTTTCCCTCTTCCCTGTGTGAAAAATGATTGTGATCAGAAGGATCCATGCCAAAAATTCCCAACTCTCAATCAACTGAAAATATCTAAACTACGGTCGTTTTGTGTGCTTTTCAATGCACAAGCACAAGCTGCTGGAGGGGTTTTCAGGGTTGTTGAGAAAATGTTAACTGAGTACCAGCGGGAGAATGACTGGCTACGGAGAATGCTGTGGATCACACCAGAGATAAGACTATGCAGAATAG AGGTTACCCCTGAGCAGCACCACTGCAAGCAAGAGTGGAGCCCCAGTCTGGGGCAGGAGGACCCAGAGCCCACACAAATTAAAGAGGAACGCCATATCGGTCAAGAGGTAGAGCCAGTTCAACAGCTCTTTCATGACAAATGTGTGAAAAGGGTAAGTTATCAGGAAGACCAAACCAGCATTATGTTGAGCAAAAACCATTACCATGACAAAGGTAAAATGTTTGCACTGAAAGCTGACTTGCAGGGGCGAGTGACTGCTCCCAAGGAAAGACCGATTGAATGCATCTACTGCAGAAAATGCTACAACTCCACATCTAAACTGAAGGCCCATGTCAGACTCTTACACCGTGGGAAACCTTGCCCCTGCAAATACTGTGGCAAGCCTTTCAAACACAAAGGAGATCTTTCTAAGCACATGAGgtctcacacaggagagaaacccttTAGCTGTGGAGATTGTGGTAAAAGCTTTAGTGTCACAAAGAACTTAACCAGGCATAAACTtattcacacaggagagaaaccttttCACTGTGATGATTGTGGTTTGAACTTCAGTCTGAAGCGGAACTTAAACAGGCATCAACTAAttcacacaggtgagaaaccgTTTAAATGTGATGACTGTGGGAGAAGCTTCAGAGTCAAAGAGAGCCTAACCGATCATATGcggacacacacaggagagaaaccactACGTTGTGGAGAGTGTGGGAACTCATTCAATTACAAGCAGGCCCTAAAGCGCCATATGCTGACTCACAGTAGAGAAACAAAGTTGTGA
- the LOC105007653 gene encoding uncharacterized protein LOC105007653 isoform X3, with amino-acid sequence MNNCSHAKDFSWMENGTLVKVEGEAVTVRESPSVKEEDAVIEEMTVTDNLSGVEEEIGTDTPNTNSLQISLTVSEEEVPSEQQHCKREWSPSLGQEDPQPGQIKEEPKELWIGQEREQLQGLFEDFIFTPPCVKSERQKDSLLCEPILAGFPTLRRLEISKLESFRVLFNDHLTVSAAVEVFEAIEKRIAKYEEENDLFRRLMRITPETKPYALQLFLAVSKDVPAEQQHCKRGWNSSLGQEDPEPTQIKEGQKELRIGQDEEPFFDSKDLVFPLPCVKNDCDQKDPCQKFPTLNQLKISKLRSFCVLFNAQAQAAEGVFRVVEKMLTEYQRENDWLRRMLWITPEIRLCRIDSLQISLTVSEEEVPSEQQHCKREWSPSLGQEDPQPGQIKEEPKELWIGQEREQLQGLFDTKDFIFAPPCVKSERQKDSLLSEPISAGFPTLSRLEISKLESFRVLFNDHLTVSAAVEVFGAVEKRIAKYEEENYLFRRLMRITPETKPCETDALQLFLAVSKDVPAEQQHCKRGWNSSLGQEDPEPTQIKEGQKELRIGQDEEPFFDSKDLVFPLPCVKNDCDQKDPCQKFPTLNQLKISKLRSFCVLFNAQAQAAGGVFRVVEKMLTEYQRENDWLRRMLWITPEIRLCRIEVTPEQHHCKQEWSPSLGQEDPEPTQIKEERHIGQEVEPVQQLFHDKCVKRVSYQEDQTSIMLSKNHYHDKGKMFALKADLQGRVTAPKERPIECIYCRKCYNSTSKLKAHVRLLHRGKPCPCKYCGKPFKHKGDLSKHMRSHTGEKPFSCGDCGKSFSVTKNLTRHKLIHTGEKPFHCDDCGLNFSLKRNLNRHQLIHTGEKPFKCDDCGRSFRVKESLTDHMRTHTGEKPLRCGECGNSFNYKQALKRHMLTHSRETKL; translated from the exons ACTCCCTGCAgatctctctcactgtctctgaaGAGGAGGTTCCATCTGAGCAGCAGCACTGCAAGCGAGAGTGGAGCCCCAGTCTGGGGCAGGAGGACCCCCAGCCCGGACAGATTAAAGAAGAACCGAAAGAACTGTGGATTGGTCAGGAGAGAGAGCAGCTTCAAGGGCTCTTTGAAGACTTCATATTCACTCCACCTTGTGTGAAAAGTGAACGTCAAAAGGATTCCCTTCTGTGTGAACCAATATTAGCAGGTTTCCCAACTCTGCGTCGACTGGAAATCTCTAAGCTAGAGTCGTTTCGTGTTCTTTTTAATGACCATTTAACTGTGTCGGCTGCTGTTGAGGTTTTTGAGGCAATTGAGAAAAGGATAGCAAAGTATGAGGAGGAGAATGATCTGTTCCGAAGACTGATGCGGATCACACCAGAGACCAAACCAT ATGCCCTGCAGTTATTTCTCGCTGTCTCTAAAGACGTTCCAGCTGAGCAGCAGCACTGTAAGCGGGGGTGGAACTCCAGTCTGGGGCAGGAGGACCCAGAGCCCACTCAGATTAAAGAGGGACAGAAGGAACTGCGGATCGGTCAGGATGAAGAGCCATTCTTTGATTCAAAAGACTTAGTTTTCCCTCTTCCCTGTGTGAAAAATGATTGTGATCAGAAGGATCCATGCCAAAAATTCCCAACTCTCAATCAACTGAAAATATCTAAACTACGGTCGTTTTGTGTGCTTTTCAATGCACAAGCACAAGCTGCTGAAGGGGTTTTCAGGGTTGTTGAGAAAATGTTAACTGAGTACCAGCGGGAGAATGACTGGCTACGGAGAATGCTGTGGATCACACCAGAGATAAGACTATGCAGAATAG ACTCCCTGCAgatctctctcactgtctctgaaGAGGAGGTTCCATCTGAGCAGCAGCACTGCAAGCGAGAGTGGAGCCCCAGTCTGGGGCAGGAGGACCCCCAGCCCGGACAGATTAAAGAGGAACCGAAAGAACTGTGGATCGGTCAGGAGAGAGAGCAGCTTCAAGGGCTCTTTGATACCAAAGACTTCATATTCGCTCCACCTTGTGTGAAAAGTGAACGTCAAAAAGATTCCCTTCTGTCTGAACCAATATCAGCAGGTTTCCCAACTCTGAGTCGACTGGAAATCTCTAAGCTAGAGTCGTTTCGTGTTCTTTTTAATGACCATTTAACTGTGTCTGCTGCTGTTGAGGTTTTTGGGGCAGTTGAGAAAAGGATAGCAAAGTATGAGGAGGAGAATTATCTGTTCCGGAGACTGATGCGGATCACACCAGAGACCAAACCATGTGAGACAG ATGCCCTGCAGTTATTTCTCGCTGTCTCTAAAGACGTTCCAGCTGAGCAGCAGCACTGTAAGCGGGGGTGGAACTCCAGTCTGGGGCAGGAGGACCCAGAACCCACTCAGATTAAAGAGGGACAGAAGGAACTGCGGATCGGTCAGGATGAAGAGCCATTCTTTGATTCAAAAGACTTAGTTTTCCCTCTTCCCTGTGTGAAAAATGATTGTGATCAGAAGGATCCATGCCAAAAATTCCCAACTCTCAATCAACTGAAAATATCTAAACTACGGTCGTTTTGTGTGCTTTTCAATGCACAAGCACAAGCTGCTGGAGGGGTTTTCAGGGTTGTTGAGAAAATGTTAACTGAGTACCAGCGGGAGAATGACTGGCTACGGAGAATGCTGTGGATCACACCAGAGATAAGACTATGCAGAATAG AGGTTACCCCTGAGCAGCACCACTGCAAGCAAGAGTGGAGCCCCAGTCTGGGGCAGGAGGACCCAGAGCCCACACAAATTAAAGAGGAACGCCATATCGGTCAAGAGGTAGAGCCAGTTCAACAGCTCTTTCATGACAAATGTGTGAAAAGGGTAAGTTATCAGGAAGACCAAACCAGCATTATGTTGAGCAAAAACCATTACCATGACAAAGGTAAAATGTTTGCACTGAAAGCTGACTTGCAGGGGCGAGTGACTGCTCCCAAGGAAAGACCGATTGAATGCATCTACTGCAGAAAATGCTACAACTCCACATCTAAACTGAAGGCCCATGTCAGACTCTTACACCGTGGGAAACCTTGCCCCTGCAAATACTGTGGCAAGCCTTTCAAACACAAAGGAGATCTTTCTAAGCACATGAGgtctcacacaggagagaaacccttTAGCTGTGGAGATTGTGGTAAAAGCTTTAGTGTCACAAAGAACTTAACCAGGCATAAACTtattcacacaggagagaaaccttttCACTGTGATGATTGTGGTTTGAACTTCAGTCTGAAGCGGAACTTAAACAGGCATCAACTAAttcacacaggtgagaaaccgTTTAAATGTGATGACTGTGGGAGAAGCTTCAGAGTCAAAGAGAGCCTAACCGATCATATGcggacacacacaggagagaaaccactACGTTGTGGAGAGTGTGGGAACTCATTCAATTACAAGCAGGCCCTAAAGCGCCATATGCTGACTCACAGTAGAGAAACAAAGTTGTGA
- the LOC105007653 gene encoding uncharacterized protein LOC105007653 isoform X5, whose product MNNCSHAKDFSWMENGTLVKVEGEAVTVRESPSVKEEDAVIEEMTVTDNLSGVEEEIGTDTPNTNSLQISLTVSEEEVPSEQQHCKREWSPSLGQEDPQPGQIKEEPKELWIGQEREQLQGLFEDFIFTPPCVKSERQKDSLLCEPILAGFPTLRRLEISKLESFRVLFNDHLTVSAAVEVFEAIEKRIAKYEEENDLFRRLMRITPETKPYVPAEQQHCKRGWNSSLGQEDPEPTQIKEGQKELRIGQDEEPFFDSKDLVFPLPCVKNDCDQKDPCQKFPTLNQLKISKLRSFCVLFNAQAQAAEGVFRVVEKMLTEYQRENDWLRRMLWITPEIRLCRIDSLQISLTVSEEEVPSEQQHCKREWSPSLGQEDPQPGQIKEEPKELWIGQEREQLQGLFDTKDFIFAPPCVKSERQKDSLLSEPISAGFPTLSRLEISKLESFRVLFNDHLTVSAAVEVFGAVEKRIAKYEEENYLFRRLMRITPETKPCETDALQLFLAVSKDVPAEQQHCKRGWNSSLGQEDPEPTQIKEGQKELRIGQDEEPFFDSKDLVFPLPCVKNDCDQKDPCQKFPTLNQLKISKLRSFCVLFNAQAQAAGGVFRVVEKMLTEYQRENDWLRRMLWITPEIRLCRIEVTPEQHHCKQEWSPSLGQEDPEPTQIKEERHIGQEVEPVQQLFHDKCVKRVSYQEDQTSIMLSKNHYHDKGKMFALKADLQGRVTAPKERPIECIYCRKCYNSTSKLKAHVRLLHRGKPCPCKYCGKPFKHKGDLSKHMRSHTGEKPFSCGDCGKSFSVTKNLTRHKLIHTGEKPFHCDDCGLNFSLKRNLNRHQLIHTGEKPFKCDDCGRSFRVKESLTDHMRTHTGEKPLRCGECGNSFNYKQALKRHMLTHSRETKL is encoded by the exons ACTCCCTGCAgatctctctcactgtctctgaaGAGGAGGTTCCATCTGAGCAGCAGCACTGCAAGCGAGAGTGGAGCCCCAGTCTGGGGCAGGAGGACCCCCAGCCCGGACAGATTAAAGAAGAACCGAAAGAACTGTGGATTGGTCAGGAGAGAGAGCAGCTTCAAGGGCTCTTTGAAGACTTCATATTCACTCCACCTTGTGTGAAAAGTGAACGTCAAAAGGATTCCCTTCTGTGTGAACCAATATTAGCAGGTTTCCCAACTCTGCGTCGACTGGAAATCTCTAAGCTAGAGTCGTTTCGTGTTCTTTTTAATGACCATTTAACTGTGTCGGCTGCTGTTGAGGTTTTTGAGGCAATTGAGAAAAGGATAGCAAAGTATGAGGAGGAGAATGATCTGTTCCGAAGACTGATGCGGATCACACCAGAGACCAAACCAT ACGTTCCAGCTGAGCAGCAGCACTGTAAGCGGGGGTGGAACTCCAGTCTGGGGCAGGAGGACCCAGAGCCCACTCAGATTAAAGAGGGACAGAAGGAACTGCGGATCGGTCAGGATGAAGAGCCATTCTTTGATTCAAAAGACTTAGTTTTCCCTCTTCCCTGTGTGAAAAATGATTGTGATCAGAAGGATCCATGCCAAAAATTCCCAACTCTCAATCAACTGAAAATATCTAAACTACGGTCGTTTTGTGTGCTTTTCAATGCACAAGCACAAGCTGCTGAAGGGGTTTTCAGGGTTGTTGAGAAAATGTTAACTGAGTACCAGCGGGAGAATGACTGGCTACGGAGAATGCTGTGGATCACACCAGAGATAAGACTATGCAGAATAG ACTCCCTGCAgatctctctcactgtctctgaaGAGGAGGTTCCATCTGAGCAGCAGCACTGCAAGCGAGAGTGGAGCCCCAGTCTGGGGCAGGAGGACCCCCAGCCCGGACAGATTAAAGAGGAACCGAAAGAACTGTGGATCGGTCAGGAGAGAGAGCAGCTTCAAGGGCTCTTTGATACCAAAGACTTCATATTCGCTCCACCTTGTGTGAAAAGTGAACGTCAAAAAGATTCCCTTCTGTCTGAACCAATATCAGCAGGTTTCCCAACTCTGAGTCGACTGGAAATCTCTAAGCTAGAGTCGTTTCGTGTTCTTTTTAATGACCATTTAACTGTGTCTGCTGCTGTTGAGGTTTTTGGGGCAGTTGAGAAAAGGATAGCAAAGTATGAGGAGGAGAATTATCTGTTCCGGAGACTGATGCGGATCACACCAGAGACCAAACCATGTGAGACAG ATGCCCTGCAGTTATTTCTCGCTGTCTCTAAAGACGTTCCAGCTGAGCAGCAGCACTGTAAGCGGGGGTGGAACTCCAGTCTGGGGCAGGAGGACCCAGAACCCACTCAGATTAAAGAGGGACAGAAGGAACTGCGGATCGGTCAGGATGAAGAGCCATTCTTTGATTCAAAAGACTTAGTTTTCCCTCTTCCCTGTGTGAAAAATGATTGTGATCAGAAGGATCCATGCCAAAAATTCCCAACTCTCAATCAACTGAAAATATCTAAACTACGGTCGTTTTGTGTGCTTTTCAATGCACAAGCACAAGCTGCTGGAGGGGTTTTCAGGGTTGTTGAGAAAATGTTAACTGAGTACCAGCGGGAGAATGACTGGCTACGGAGAATGCTGTGGATCACACCAGAGATAAGACTATGCAGAATAG AGGTTACCCCTGAGCAGCACCACTGCAAGCAAGAGTGGAGCCCCAGTCTGGGGCAGGAGGACCCAGAGCCCACACAAATTAAAGAGGAACGCCATATCGGTCAAGAGGTAGAGCCAGTTCAACAGCTCTTTCATGACAAATGTGTGAAAAGGGTAAGTTATCAGGAAGACCAAACCAGCATTATGTTGAGCAAAAACCATTACCATGACAAAGGTAAAATGTTTGCACTGAAAGCTGACTTGCAGGGGCGAGTGACTGCTCCCAAGGAAAGACCGATTGAATGCATCTACTGCAGAAAATGCTACAACTCCACATCTAAACTGAAGGCCCATGTCAGACTCTTACACCGTGGGAAACCTTGCCCCTGCAAATACTGTGGCAAGCCTTTCAAACACAAAGGAGATCTTTCTAAGCACATGAGgtctcacacaggagagaaacccttTAGCTGTGGAGATTGTGGTAAAAGCTTTAGTGTCACAAAGAACTTAACCAGGCATAAACTtattcacacaggagagaaaccttttCACTGTGATGATTGTGGTTTGAACTTCAGTCTGAAGCGGAACTTAAACAGGCATCAACTAAttcacacaggtgagaaaccgTTTAAATGTGATGACTGTGGGAGAAGCTTCAGAGTCAAAGAGAGCCTAACCGATCATATGcggacacacacaggagagaaaccactACGTTGTGGAGAGTGTGGGAACTCATTCAATTACAAGCAGGCCCTAAAGCGCCATATGCTGACTCACAGTAGAGAAACAAAGTTGTGA
- the LOC105007653 gene encoding uncharacterized protein LOC105007653 isoform X1 — MNNCSHAKDFSWMENGTLVKVEGEAVTVRESPSVKEEDAVIEEMTVTDNLSGVEEEIGTDTPNTNSLQISLTVSEEEVPSEQQHCKREWSPSLGQEDPQPGQIKEEPKELWIGQEREQLQGLFEDFIFTPPCVKSERQKDSLLCEPILAGFPTLRRLEISKLESFRVLFNDHLTVSAAVEVFEAIEKRIAKYEEENDLFRRLMRITPETKPCETDALQLFLAVSKDVPAEQQHCKRGWNSSLGQEDPEPTQIKEGQKELRIGQDEEPFFDSKDLVFPLPCVKNDCDQKDPCQKFPTLNQLKISKLRSFCVLFNAQAQAAEGVFRVVEKMLTEYQRENDWLRRMLWITPEIRLCRIDSLQISLTVSEEEVPSEQQHCKREWSPSLGQEDPQPGQIKEEPKELWIGQEREQLQGLFDTKDFIFAPPCVKSERQKDSLLSEPISAGFPTLSRLEISKLESFRVLFNDHLTVSAAVEVFGAVEKRIAKYEEENYLFRRLMRITPETKPCETDALQLFLAVSKDVPAEQQHCKRGWNSSLGQEDPEPTQIKEGQKELRIGQDEEPFFDSKDLVFPLPCVKNDCDQKDPCQKFPTLNQLKISKLRSFCVLFNAQAQAAGGVFRVVEKMLTEYQRENDWLRRMLWITPEIRLCRIEVTPEQHHCKQEWSPSLGQEDPEPTQIKEERHIGQEVEPVQQLFHDKCVKRVSYQEDQTSIMLSKNHYHDKGKMFALKADLQGRVTAPKERPIECIYCRKCYNSTSKLKAHVRLLHRGKPCPCKYCGKPFKHKGDLSKHMRSHTGEKPFSCGDCGKSFSVTKNLTRHKLIHTGEKPFHCDDCGLNFSLKRNLNRHQLIHTGEKPFKCDDCGRSFRVKESLTDHMRTHTGEKPLRCGECGNSFNYKQALKRHMLTHSRETKL; from the exons ACTCCCTGCAgatctctctcactgtctctgaaGAGGAGGTTCCATCTGAGCAGCAGCACTGCAAGCGAGAGTGGAGCCCCAGTCTGGGGCAGGAGGACCCCCAGCCCGGACAGATTAAAGAAGAACCGAAAGAACTGTGGATTGGTCAGGAGAGAGAGCAGCTTCAAGGGCTCTTTGAAGACTTCATATTCACTCCACCTTGTGTGAAAAGTGAACGTCAAAAGGATTCCCTTCTGTGTGAACCAATATTAGCAGGTTTCCCAACTCTGCGTCGACTGGAAATCTCTAAGCTAGAGTCGTTTCGTGTTCTTTTTAATGACCATTTAACTGTGTCGGCTGCTGTTGAGGTTTTTGAGGCAATTGAGAAAAGGATAGCAAAGTATGAGGAGGAGAATGATCTGTTCCGAAGACTGATGCGGATCACACCAGAGACCAAACCATGTGAGACAG ATGCCCTGCAGTTATTTCTCGCTGTCTCTAAAGACGTTCCAGCTGAGCAGCAGCACTGTAAGCGGGGGTGGAACTCCAGTCTGGGGCAGGAGGACCCAGAGCCCACTCAGATTAAAGAGGGACAGAAGGAACTGCGGATCGGTCAGGATGAAGAGCCATTCTTTGATTCAAAAGACTTAGTTTTCCCTCTTCCCTGTGTGAAAAATGATTGTGATCAGAAGGATCCATGCCAAAAATTCCCAACTCTCAATCAACTGAAAATATCTAAACTACGGTCGTTTTGTGTGCTTTTCAATGCACAAGCACAAGCTGCTGAAGGGGTTTTCAGGGTTGTTGAGAAAATGTTAACTGAGTACCAGCGGGAGAATGACTGGCTACGGAGAATGCTGTGGATCACACCAGAGATAAGACTATGCAGAATAG ACTCCCTGCAgatctctctcactgtctctgaaGAGGAGGTTCCATCTGAGCAGCAGCACTGCAAGCGAGAGTGGAGCCCCAGTCTGGGGCAGGAGGACCCCCAGCCCGGACAGATTAAAGAGGAACCGAAAGAACTGTGGATCGGTCAGGAGAGAGAGCAGCTTCAAGGGCTCTTTGATACCAAAGACTTCATATTCGCTCCACCTTGTGTGAAAAGTGAACGTCAAAAAGATTCCCTTCTGTCTGAACCAATATCAGCAGGTTTCCCAACTCTGAGTCGACTGGAAATCTCTAAGCTAGAGTCGTTTCGTGTTCTTTTTAATGACCATTTAACTGTGTCTGCTGCTGTTGAGGTTTTTGGGGCAGTTGAGAAAAGGATAGCAAAGTATGAGGAGGAGAATTATCTGTTCCGGAGACTGATGCGGATCACACCAGAGACCAAACCATGTGAGACAG ATGCCCTGCAGTTATTTCTCGCTGTCTCTAAAGACGTTCCAGCTGAGCAGCAGCACTGTAAGCGGGGGTGGAACTCCAGTCTGGGGCAGGAGGACCCAGAACCCACTCAGATTAAAGAGGGACAGAAGGAACTGCGGATCGGTCAGGATGAAGAGCCATTCTTTGATTCAAAAGACTTAGTTTTCCCTCTTCCCTGTGTGAAAAATGATTGTGATCAGAAGGATCCATGCCAAAAATTCCCAACTCTCAATCAACTGAAAATATCTAAACTACGGTCGTTTTGTGTGCTTTTCAATGCACAAGCACAAGCTGCTGGAGGGGTTTTCAGGGTTGTTGAGAAAATGTTAACTGAGTACCAGCGGGAGAATGACTGGCTACGGAGAATGCTGTGGATCACACCAGAGATAAGACTATGCAGAATAG AGGTTACCCCTGAGCAGCACCACTGCAAGCAAGAGTGGAGCCCCAGTCTGGGGCAGGAGGACCCAGAGCCCACACAAATTAAAGAGGAACGCCATATCGGTCAAGAGGTAGAGCCAGTTCAACAGCTCTTTCATGACAAATGTGTGAAAAGGGTAAGTTATCAGGAAGACCAAACCAGCATTATGTTGAGCAAAAACCATTACCATGACAAAGGTAAAATGTTTGCACTGAAAGCTGACTTGCAGGGGCGAGTGACTGCTCCCAAGGAAAGACCGATTGAATGCATCTACTGCAGAAAATGCTACAACTCCACATCTAAACTGAAGGCCCATGTCAGACTCTTACACCGTGGGAAACCTTGCCCCTGCAAATACTGTGGCAAGCCTTTCAAACACAAAGGAGATCTTTCTAAGCACATGAGgtctcacacaggagagaaacccttTAGCTGTGGAGATTGTGGTAAAAGCTTTAGTGTCACAAAGAACTTAACCAGGCATAAACTtattcacacaggagagaaaccttttCACTGTGATGATTGTGGTTTGAACTTCAGTCTGAAGCGGAACTTAAACAGGCATCAACTAAttcacacaggtgagaaaccgTTTAAATGTGATGACTGTGGGAGAAGCTTCAGAGTCAAAGAGAGCCTAACCGATCATATGcggacacacacaggagagaaaccactACGTTGTGGAGAGTGTGGGAACTCATTCAATTACAAGCAGGCCCTAAAGCGCCATATGCTGACTCACAGTAGAGAAACAAAGTTGTGA